One genomic window of Pocillopora verrucosa isolate sample1 chromosome 8, ASM3666991v2, whole genome shotgun sequence includes the following:
- the LOC136282879 gene encoding uncharacterized protein produces the protein MQLSLKDRIPLYDTNKIGVIYAGPGQHDNEAAILSNVCGSSRYTQFLAGLGTLLRLRDCPPAEIYTEGLDRNGAEGEFAYSWQYDICQGTGIILVLDSKFLSSVIFHVTALMPTRDSDPGGNSKKMHIGNDFVTVVCNDSQQAAKFSRIKVIYRFLPDYKHPKRSSLERKSKSKWGSADLIKESFRNVSCFFVFGYLQVFLHEVIASASLDASAESSVAMKQAKVVSGMSHVIVKLFAPWVSQKVFPYGGKIALLFVLYAVAFLIIIVANSPASRLAGVVSFQVGDAMAANTFLSLGTFYGDVAVISFAEGGGLGTVLGTLYYSGISAWTCVPPRNAVSFLIPTTFFFVLYAVVDKSHVDQRSKNNSTCFLDVDYDAFGDQQRASKLSTITVNVRATLYIYIYREREEDCVSIFP, from the exons ATGCAGCTGTCTCTCAAAGATCGCATTCCTCTTTATGACACTAACAAGATCGGTGTTATTTACGCGGGGCCTGGGCAGCATGACAACGAGGCGGCAATTTTAAGCAATGTGTGCGGGTCCTCCCGTTATACACAGTTTCTCGCGGGTCTCGGGACGCTTCTTCGTTTGAGGGATTGCCCACCCGCCGAGATTTACACTGAGGGACTGGATAGGAATGGAGCAGAAGGTGAATTTGCCTACAGCTGGCAGTATGACATTtgtcaag GAACCGGGATAATTCTTGTCCttgattcaaaatttctctCCTCAGTCATATTCCATGTAACCGCGTTGATGCCAACCAGAGATTCGGACCCAGGCGGCAACTCTAAAAAGATGCATATCGGTAATGATTTTGTTACCGTAGTCTGTAACGACTCGCAGCAGGCGGCAAAGTTTAGCAGAATTAAGGTGATATATCGCTTTTTACCTGATTATAAGCATCCGAAAAGATCCAG TcttgaaaggaaaagcaaatcGAAATGGGGCTCAGCTGATTTGATAAAAGAATCCTTTCGTAACGTGTCCTGTTTCTTCGTATTTGGTTATCTTCAGGTGTTCCTCCACGAAGTGATCGCCTCGGCCTCTTTGGATGCATCCGCGGAAAGTTCTGTCGCAATGAAGCAAGCCAAGGTAGTGTCAGGGATGTCACACGTAATAGTTAAACTGTTTGCTCCGTGGGTTTCGCAGAAAGTTTTTCCATACGGTGGCAAAATCGCCCTGCTGTTTGTCCTTTATGCGGTCGCATTTTTGATAATCATTGTTGCTAATTCACCCGCATCACGGCTTGCTGGcgttgtttcttttcaagtaGGCGACGCAATGGCCGCAAATACGTTTCTTTCCCTCGGAACTTTTTATGGAGACGTTGCCGTTATCAGTTTTGCGGAAGGGGGCGGCTTAGGTACCGTACTAGGTACTCTTTATTACTCAG GTATATCAGCATGGACATGTGTTCCGCCTAGAAATGCAGTGTCATTCCTAATCCCCACCActttcttcttcgtcttgtATGCAGTCGTGGACAAGTCTCACGTCGATCAGCGATCGAAAAACAACTCTACTTGTTTCCTAGATGTTGATTACGATGCTTTTGGCGATCAACAGAGAGCAAGCAAACTCAGCACGATAACAGTAAACGTGCGTGCCacgctatatatatatatatatagagagagagaggaagacTGTGTTTCGATTTTTCCGTAg
- the LOC131797841 gene encoding uncharacterized protein isoform X1 encodes MKRKIPPSIVNTILQLRAELLQRRNNNIIWQVMVGSRKIRQHVLQTAWLTATIAIAQSLSQVQDGAVEYALSPRSGRNNIILQVMMETKKIRQHIHQMEWLTDTNAIPQIL; translated from the exons atgaaaaggaagatACCACCAAGCATTGTGAACACTATTCTACAATTAAGAGCAGAACTGCTGCAACGCAG GAATAATAACATAATTTGGCAAGTCATGGTGGGTTCAAGGAAAATTCGACAGCATGTGCTTCAAACG GCATGGTTGACTGCGACAATTGCAATAGCACAAAGTCTCTCCCAAGTACAG GATGGTGCAGTCGAGTATGCATTGAGCCCAAGGTCTGG gCGCAATAACATAATTTTGCAAGTCATGATGGAGACTAAGAAAATTCGACAGCATATACATCAAATG GAATGGTTGACTGACACAAATGCAATTCCACAAATTCTATAG
- the LOC131797841 gene encoding uncharacterized protein isoform X2 gives MVGSRKIRQHVLQTAWLTATIAIAQSLSQVQDGAVEYALSPRSGRNNIILQVMMETKKIRQHIHQMEWLTDTNAIPQIL, from the exons ATGGTGGGTTCAAGGAAAATTCGACAGCATGTGCTTCAAACG GCATGGTTGACTGCGACAATTGCAATAGCACAAAGTCTCTCCCAAGTACAG GATGGTGCAGTCGAGTATGCATTGAGCCCAAGGTCTGG gCGCAATAACATAATTTTGCAAGTCATGATGGAGACTAAGAAAATTCGACAGCATATACATCAAATG GAATGGTTGACTGACACAAATGCAATTCCACAAATTCTATAG
- the LOC131797636 gene encoding uncharacterized protein, producing MGPEMIKESSLNVSCFFVFGYLQVFLREVIASASLDAFAESSVAMKQAMVVSGMSHVMVKLFAPWVSWKVLPYSGKIVLLFVLHTVAFLIIVVANSPASRLVGVVSFQVGNAMAENTFLSLGTFYGDVAVISFAAGGGLGAVLGTLYYSGISAWTCVPPRIAVSFLIPTTFFFVFMYAALDKSHVDQRSRHNSTCFPEVDYDAFGDQQKASKLSMITVKVRVSLHIFVPLSYLFMQYFADRLSIQTIIPTLALPEKAHDLIGHYTYYSLTHDIGSLIGRSYLLLLSITCPCVASYAQIKHTWILAAAGNIMMFCLVFLSWFHPIVEMEVILVLCFVFGMITGSHYANLPLVITEQVRDATEREFALGIFTLGSSAGTYAAGLLGLFLKPYLTQHCLFELGKNCPKRFFSFKGWIESAHC from the exons ATGGGGCCTGAAATGATAAAGGAATCCTCTCTTAACGTGTCCTGTTTCTTCGTATTTGGTTATCTTCAGGTGTTCCTCCGCGAGGTGATCGCCTCGGCCTCTTTGGATGCATTCGCGGAAAGTTCTGTCGCAATGAAGCAAGCCATGGTAGTGTCAGGGATGTCACATGTAATGGTTAAACTGTTTGCTCCGTGGGTTTCGTGGAAAGTTCTTCCATACAGTGGCAAAATCGTTCTGCTGTTTGTCCTTCATACAGTCGCATTTTTGATAATCGTTGTTGCTAATTCACCCGCATCACGACTTGTTGgagttgtttcttttcaagtaGGCAACGCAATGGCAGAAAATACGTTTCTTTCTCTCGGAACTTTTTATGGAGACGTCGCCGTTATCAGTTTCGCGGCAGGAGGTGGCTTGGGTGCTGTACTAGGTACTCTTTATTACTCAG GTATATCCGCATGGACATGTGTTCCGCCTAGAATTGCGGTGTCGTTCCTCATCCCCACCACGTTCTTCTTCGTCTTTATGTATGCAGCCTTGGACAAGTCTCACGTCGATCAGCGATCGAGACACAACTCTACTTGTTTCCCAGAAGTTGATTACGATGCTTTTGGCGATCAACAGAAAGCAAGCAAACTCAGCATGATAACAGTAAAAGTGCGTGTCTCCCTTCACATATTCGTGCCCTTAAGTTACCTGTTCATGCAATACTTTGCGGATCGCCTCTCGATTCAAACGATCATCCCAACATTGGCACTCCCAGAAAAGGCCCACGATCTCATTGGTCATTACACTTACTACTCGCTCACTCACGATATCGGCTCACTGATTGGACGCTCCTACCTTCTGCTGCTTTCAATCACGTGTCCATGTGTAGCCAGTTATGCACAAATCAAACACACGTGGATACTAGCTGCTGCTGGCAACATcatgatgttttgtcttgtgtTTTTATCATGGTTTCACCCTATCGTTGAAATGGAAGTCATCCTGGTTTTATGTTTCGTTTTTGGCATGATCACAGGTAGCCATTACGCAAACTTGCCTCTTGTCATAACTGAGCAAGTCAGGGATGCAACAGAAAGAGAGTTCGCGCTGGGCATATTCACGCTGGGATCATCCGCTGGAACATATGCCGCTGGGCTCTTAGGATTGTTCTTGAAGCCATATTTAACTCAGCACTGTCTGTTTGAGTTAGGCAAGAACTGTCCAAAAAGATTTTTTAGTTTCAAAGGATGGATCGAAAGTGCACACTGTTGA
- the LOC131797496 gene encoding uncharacterized protein, with protein MSSNRRMALLVFLTATFVYGIGYGVIPLSPIFNYVLMRKELLAVHNDSKSSCLRDAFSDIVLVIVYHYPLYSSIPTLTALYKNAFPTTMFCGPQRTKNYTVEAVDVNKGYFAYMCMSRAMEKYPGYAGYLQISDDVLLNYWNLVGLDRDKIRVYPRYPIAIKGWYWWNSKWGVKTCQKAFNEIWAVRKSSKNEWLPNKTGSTSVYKKVHSRDPLRGINGSTDLFKRSENWALLCDRGRSDIFYIPGKFADAYKKLSRIFHKHQTFLEIAVPTMCRILEKAENFEFIRGVYLSGYSTDGQADIFWKKYDKTRLVFIHPFKLSFKHDGALNKELLRSWIIDYSDSLSKC; from the exons ATGAGCTCAAATCGAAGGATGGCCCTGTTGGTTTTTCTCACAGCGACATTTGTGTATGGCATCGGCTACG GTGTTATTCCTCTCAGTCCCATTTTCAATTACGTTCTGATGCGAAAAGAACTCTTGGCCGTACACAATGATTCAAAATCTTCCTGCCTCCGAGACGCATTTTCGGACATTGTGCTTGTAATTGTCTACCACTATCCTCTCTACTCGAGTATCCCAACACTCACTGCACTGTACAAGAATGCCTTTCCAACGACCATGTTTTGCGGACCACAGAGGACTAAGAACTACACCGTCGAGGCTGTTGACGTTAACAAAGGATACTTTGCCTACATGTGCATGTCACGTGCCATGGAGAAATATCCTGGATACGCTGGTTATTTACAAATCAGCGATGACGTACTGTTAAATTATTGGAATCTTGTTGGACTCGACCGAGACAAAATCCGAGTATACCCCAGGTACCCGATAGCGATCAAAGGTTGGTATTGGTGGAATTCAAAGTGGGGGGTGAAAACTTGTCAAAAGGCTTTCAATGAAATCTGGGCTGTGCGCAAATCATCAAAAAATGAATGGCTGCCGAACAAAACTGGCAGTACCTCAGTTTACAAGAAAGTCCATTCCCGAGACCCGTTACGGGGCATAAACGGGTCCACCGATCTTTTCAAAAGGAGTGAAAACTGGGCTCTCCTTTGCGATCGAGGACGCTCAGACATATTCTACATTCCTGGTAAATTTGCGGATGCATATAAAAAACTCTCTCGTATTTTCCACAAGCATCAAACATTCCTGGAAATTGCGGTTCCCACAATGTGTCGAATTCTCGAAAAGGCGGAAAATTTTGAGTTTATCCGCGGAGTTTATCTGTCGGGGTACTCAACGGACGGGCAGGCTGACATCTTCTGGAAAAAATATGACAAGACTAGATTGGTGTTTATTCATCCTTTTAAACTTAGTTTTAAACATGATGGAGCTTTGAATAAGGAATTATTGAGAAGCTGGATCATAGATTATAGTGACAGTTTGAGTAAATGCTAA
- the LOC131797769 gene encoding uncharacterized protein → MSTQVFCTSLTGSYRWLAGLAVLTVSLVYGIGYGLVPISKSYQVPKPEFHKPFPTVHNASRSSCLRNAFSDVALVIVFNSPFYSNIPLLTTLYKNAFPTIMFCGSKKTKDYTVEVLDVHKGYFAYMCMSLAMKKYPGYSGYLLIGDDLILNYWNLVGLNRKKIWEGPNVPILTEFTPPEKWSWWYSEWGVKTCQKAYDEIWASRKYSVKKKKARVKNNLVKENVHFRGPLLDIKWSIDISKGNGDWTFLCPRGRSDIFYVPRKFADEFKTLSRIFYKHRSFLEIAVPTMLRMIEKDENFEYIPGIYLPGVGDRRSDFLWKVYKTTLAFIHPFKLNYEHDGALNKALLKHWIIEYSDSLSEC, encoded by the exons ATGTCGACTCAAGTGTTTTGCACCAGTTTGACCGGTTCATATCGATGGCTAGCGGGCTTGGCTGTTCTGACGGTGTCGCTAGTTTATGGCATCGGCTACG GCTTGGTTCCCATCTCGAAAAGCTATCAAGTACCAAAACCAGAATTCCACAAACCTTTTCCAACTGTACACAATGCATCAAGGTCTTCCTGCCTTCGAAATGCGTTTTCAGACGTTGCACTTGTAATTGTGTTTAACTCTCCTTTCTACTCCAATATCCCATTACTCACAACCCTGTACAAAAATGCATTTCCCACTATCATGTTTTGCGGATCAAAGAAGACTAAGGACTACACCGTCGAGGTTCTTGACGTTCACAAAGGATACTTTGCCTACATGTGCATGTCACTTGCCATGAAGAAATATCCGGGATACTCAGGATATTTACTCATCGGCGATGACTTAATACTCAACTACTGGAATTTAGTTGGACtaaatcggaaaaaaatttgggaagGACCTAACGTACCGATACTAACTGAGTTTACTCCGCCTGAAAAGTGGTCTTGGTGGTACTCCGAGTGGGGAGTAAAGACTTGTCAGAAAGCCTACGACGAGATTTGGGCCTCGCGCAAATACTccgtcaagaaaaaaaaagcaagggtgaaaaataatttagttaAAGAGAACGTGCATTTCCGAGGCCCATTATTAGACATTAAATGGTCTATAGATATTTCCAAAGGGAATGGAGATTGGACATTTCTTTGCCCTCGAGGTCGCTCAGACATATTTTACGTTCCACGAAAGTTTGCGGATGAGTTCAAAACACTATCTCGTATTTTCTACAAGCATCGTTCATTTTTAGAAATTGCAGTTCCTACAATGTTGCGGATGATAGAAAAGGATGAAAATTTTGAGTATATCCCTGGAATTTACTTGCCTGGGGTAGGGGACAGACGGTCTGACTTCCTGTGGAAAGTATATAAAACGACCTTGGCGTTTATTCATCCTTTCAAACTTAATTATGAACACGATGGAGCTCTAAATAAGGCGTTACTTAAACACTGGATCATAGAATATAGTGACAGTTTGAGTGAATGTTAA
- the LOC131797662 gene encoding uncharacterized protein has protein sequence MSTRVFCASLTGSYRWLALLAVLTVSLVYGIGYGLIPIPKSYPVPREGFHNPFPTVHNVSNSSCLRNAFSDVVLVIVFNFPFYSNIPTLTTLYKNAFPTIMFCGSKETKDYTVEALDVYKGYFAYMCMSRAMEKYPGYSGYLLISDDLILNYWNLVGLSRNKIWEGPKVPILIEFMPAEKWSWWYSEWGVKTCQKAYAEIWASRKYSVNKKMAKVKNNSVNENVHFRGPLLDIKWTVNISKGNVDWTFLCPRGRSDIFYVPRKFADEFKTLSHIFYKHRSFLEIAIPTMLRMIDKKKNFEYIPGIYLPGVGDRQSEFLWERYNPTLAFIHPFKLNYEHDGALNKPLLKHWIIAYSDSLSEC, from the exons ATGTCGACTCGAGTGTTTTGCGCCAGTTTGACCGGATCATATCGATGGCTAGCCCTCTTGGCTGTTCTAACGGTGTCCTTAGTGTATGGTATTGGTTACG GCTTGATTCCCATCCCGAAAAGCTATCCAGTACCAAGAGAAGGATTCCACAATCCTTTTCCAACTGTACACAATGTATCAAACTCTTCCTGCCTTCGAAATGCGTTTTCAGACGTTGTGCTTGTAATTGTGTTCAACTTTCCTTTCTACTCCAACATTCCGACTCTCACAACCCTGTACAAAAATGCATTTCCCACTATCATGTTCTGCGGATCAAAGGAGACTAAGGACTACACCGTCGAGGCTCTTGACGTTTACAAAGGATACTTCGCCTACATGTGTATGTCACGTGCCATGGAGAAATATCCGGGATACTCAGGATATTTACTCATCAGCGATGACTTAATTCTCAACTACTGGAATTTAGTTGGACTAAGTCGGAACAAAATCTGGGAAGGACCTAAAGTACCGATACTAATCGAGTTTATGCCAGCTGAAAAATGGTCTTGGTGGTACTCTGAGTGGGGAGTAAAGACTTGTCAGAAAGCCTACGCTGAGATTTGGGCCTCGCGCAAATACTCCGTCAATAAAAAGATGGCAAAggtgaaaaataattcagttaACGAGAACGTGCATTTCCGAGGCCCATTATTGGACATTAAATGGACTGTTAATATTTCCAAAGGGAATGTAGATTGGACATTTCTTTGCCCTCGAGGTCGCTCAGACATATTTTACGTTCCACGAAAGTTTGCGGATGAGTTCAAAACACTATCTCATATTTTCTACAAGCATCGTTCATTTTTAGAAATTGCAATTCCTACGATGCTGCGAATGatagacaagaaaaaaaattttgagtataTCCCTGGGATTTACCTGCCCGGGGTAGGGGATAGACAGTCTGAATTCCTGTGGGAAAGATACAACCCGACCTTGGCGTTTATTCATCCTTTTAAGCTTAATTATGAACACGATGGAGCATTAAATAAGCCGTTACTTAAACATTGGATCATAGCATATAGTGACAGTTTGAGTGAATGTTAA